A window of Herpetosiphonaceae bacterium contains these coding sequences:
- a CDS encoding sugar ABC transporter permease — MATVSDVTPAKRSLPGARARSGRRASVLEMVVVYAILIAAVFFALFPVWFLVTASVRPGQTLFSTNLATALWPDKTTLGNYQYMLTKTDFVIWVRNSFYIATLTTIATLFIATPAAYAFSRFRFPGRSGLLLLFLALQSFPAVMALVPLYLLLQRLGMLDHTGLILAYSAGALVFNIWNTKGYFDTIPIELGEAALIDGASPTQAFLRVVLPLARPVLAITALFSFLAGWNEYITAQTILNSSAEYTAPVGLFILQNDKAVPWGYFAAGSLMVSVPVMILFLALQRNLVSGLTVGGVKG, encoded by the coding sequence GTGGCGACTGTCAGTGATGTCACACCGGCGAAACGGTCGCTGCCTGGCGCACGCGCTCGCTCTGGCCGTCGTGCCTCGGTGCTTGAGATGGTGGTGGTCTATGCGATCTTGATTGCCGCCGTGTTCTTTGCGCTCTTTCCGGTCTGGTTTTTGGTAACGGCCTCGGTCCGGCCCGGTCAGACGCTCTTTTCGACCAATCTGGCAACTGCGCTGTGGCCCGACAAGACGACGCTGGGCAACTACCAGTATATGCTGACCAAAACCGATTTTGTCATCTGGGTGCGTAATAGCTTCTATATCGCCACGCTGACGACGATCGCGACGCTGTTTATCGCTACTCCGGCGGCCTATGCCTTCTCGCGCTTCCGCTTTCCGGGCCGCTCCGGTCTGCTGCTGCTCTTCCTGGCGCTGCAATCCTTCCCGGCAGTGATGGCGCTGGTGCCGCTCTATCTGCTGCTGCAACGGCTTGGCATGCTCGACCACACCGGCCTGATCCTGGCCTACTCGGCGGGCGCGCTGGTCTTCAACATCTGGAATACCAAAGGCTACTTCGATACGATCCCGATCGAGCTTGGCGAGGCCGCGCTGATCGACGGCGCATCGCCGACGCAGGCGTTCCTCCGCGTGGTGCTGCCGCTGGCGCGTCCGGTGCTGGCGATCACAGCGCTCTTCAGCTTTCTGGCCGGATGGAACGAGTATATCACCGCTCAGACGATCCTCAACAGCAGCGCGGAGTATACCGCGCCGGTGGGTCTGTTTATTCTCCAGAATGATAAAGCGGTGCCCTGGGGCTACTTCGCCGCCGGGTCGCTGATGGTTTCGGTGCCGGTGATGATTCTGTTCCTGGCGTTGCAGCGCAATCTTGTCTCAGGGCTGACCGTCGGCGGCGTCAAGGGCTAG